In Blastococcus saxobsidens DD2, the genomic stretch CGCCCCGTCCGGAAGCAGGTACCGCAGCATGCGACTCCTTCTCGCCGCAGCCTCCTCGCTGCTGGTCCTGGCCGGCTGCGGTACCACCGACGCGGCCGTCCCGTCCGCGTCGGCGCCGCCGTCCGCCGGCACGGAGACGATCGATGCGGTCGCCGCCGCGGAGACCGCCCGGTGCGACCACCCGGCCGGGTTCAGCGTCGGCTACCCGGCGGACTGGTCGGTCAACTCCGGCGAGGTGCTTCCGCTGTGCAGCTGGTTCGACGGGGAGTCGTTCTCCGTACCGGAGGCCACCGACGTCCGGATCGCCGCCGTCACGCTGTCCGTCCAGCCGGCCGACGGGTTCGTCGCCGCGTGGCCCGACGAGACGGCGCGCACGGCGGTCGACGTCGGCGGGCGGGCGGCGATGCGCGTGGAGCAGGTGGCCGGTCCGGGGTTCTACCCGGCGGGGACCCCGATCACGACGTACGTCGTCGAGCTCGGCTCCGAACTGCCCGGCGGCAGCGTCCTCGTGGCCGACACGGTGGGCCTGCCGGGGTTCGATCACGACCGCAACGTCGAGGTGCTCGACGCGATGATGGCCTCCCTCGTCTTCGACCGGGCCGCCCGCGTCTGACGCAGCCTGCCGGCCACCGGCGGCGCCGCGCTGAGCACAGGGGAGACGGGGGAGGGGCGCGTGCCGTTCGAGGTCGGGGACGTCGTCGTCCGGACGCTGGACGACGAGCACTGGGGCGTGGTCGAGCCGCTGGTCTACCGCGGGACGCGCGACCGCTTCGTCGTGCCCGCCGGGTTCCGGACCGACTTCGCCACGGTGCCGCGGGTCGTGGTCTGGCTGGTGCCGCGCTTCGGCCGGTACACGGCGGCGGCGATCCTGCACGACTGGCTCTGCACCGTCGGCATCGAGAGCGGCGTCGTGACCGCGCGGGAGGCCGACGGGGTCTTCCGCCGGGTCCTGCGGGAGAGCGGCGTGCCGGTGGTCCGTCGCTGGCTGATGTGGTGCGGGGTGCGGTGGGGCGCCTTCGCGGACCCCGTGCGCGGGACGGGCTGGTGGCGGAGCGCGCCGGGGGTGCTCGCCATCTCGCTAATGGCGGCGCCGGTGGTCGTGCCACCTGGCCTGCTCATCGCGGCGGCCCTGCTGGTCTACGGGGCCGTCGAAGCCGTGGTCGCGCTGCTCACCGGCTCGTTGCCGGAGGACGCCGGATCCTTCCGCACCTGAGCCCGGACCGCGATCGTCGTGTCCGCACCGGGGAGGGCGGGTAGGCGGAAGGGGACCTGCCCGCGCACCCCGGATCCCGGAGGCTCCCCATGCCCCTGAAGTACCCGACCCAGCCCGGAGACATCGACCATCTGATCGCCGACGATCACGCGATCGTCGAGCGGCAGTTCCAGCACCTGGAGGCCGGCCGCGGCAACCGCCGGGTCCTGGTCGACCAGGTGGTCGCCGAGTTGTCGATGCACGCCTTCGCCGAGGAGACGGTGCTCTACCCGATCTGGCCCGAGATCGGCATGACCGACGAGCACGACGACGCCGAGCACGAGCACCAGGAGATCAAGGAGCTGCTCGTCACCCTGGGCCGCACGGAGCCGGAGGAGACGGAGTTCGAGGAGACGCTGTCGAAGCTGATCGGGCTGGTCCGCCACCACGTGGAGGACGAGGAGTCCGACGAGCTGCCGGAGTTTC encodes the following:
- a CDS encoding DUF1353 domain-containing protein encodes the protein MPFEVGDVVVRTLDDEHWGVVEPLVYRGTRDRFVVPAGFRTDFATVPRVVVWLVPRFGRYTAAAILHDWLCTVGIESGVVTAREADGVFRRVLRESGVPVVRRWLMWCGVRWGAFADPVRGTGWWRSAPGVLAISLMAAPVVVPPGLLIAAALLVYGAVEAVVALLTGSLPEDAGSFRT